A genomic region of Oncorhynchus mykiss isolate Arlee chromosome 2, USDA_OmykA_1.1, whole genome shotgun sequence contains the following coding sequences:
- the LOC110537595 gene encoding platelet-activating factor acetylhydrolase IB subunit gamma isoform X2, with translation MSSEDSNPAATPTPGVDTQGDGRWMSLHNHFVSNSKDKEPDVLFVGDSLVQLLYQFEVWRDLFSPLHALNFGVGGDATQHVLWRLSNGELGHISPKVVVLWVGTNNHGHTAEQICGGIMAIVQLIKDKLPKAYTLVLGVLPRGKMPNSLRERNAQVNKLVQEAVSSLPHASLLNVDPGFVHSDGSISHQDLYDYLHLTPQGYQAVCQPLHAHLKGLLEKQAEN, from the exons ATGAGCTCAGAAGACTCCAACCCCGCCGCCACACCCACTCCTGGCGTGGACACCCAGGGAGATGGGCGATGGATGTCTTTG CATAACCACTTTGTGTCTAACAGCAAGGACAAGGAACCTGATGTCCTGTTTGTAGGAGACTCTCTTGTCCAGCTCTTGTACCAGTTTGAG GTGTGGCGAGacctgttttctcctctccacgCTCTCAACTTTGGGGTGGGAGGTGATGCAACACAGCATGTCTTGTGGAGATTGAGCAATGGAGAGTTGGGCCACATCAGCCCAAAG GTTGTGGTGCTGTGGGTGGGCACCAATAATCATGGTCACACTGCAGAACAGATCTGTGGAGGCATCATGGCCATAGTCCAACTCATCAAGGACAAGCTGCCGAAGGCTTACACTCTTGTGCTG GGAGTGCTGCCCAGGGGTAAGATGCCCAACTCCCTACGGGAGAGGAATGCCCAGGTCAACAAGCTGGTCCAGGAGgctgtgtcctctctcccccacGCCTCCCTCCTCAACGTGGACCCTGGCTTTGTGCACTCGGACGGCAGCATCTCCCACCAGGACCTGTATGACTACCTCCACCTCACCCCCCAGGGCTACCAGGCTGTGTGCCAGCCGCTACATGCCCACCTCAAGGGCCTGCTGGAGAAACAGGCTGAAAACTGA
- the LOC110537595 gene encoding platelet-activating factor acetylhydrolase IB subunit gamma isoform X1 has product MLMHHIANASLTDKVMSSEDSNPAATPTPGVDTQGDGRWMSLHNHFVSNSKDKEPDVLFVGDSLVQLLYQFEVWRDLFSPLHALNFGVGGDATQHVLWRLSNGELGHISPKVVVLWVGTNNHGHTAEQICGGIMAIVQLIKDKLPKAYTLVLGVLPRGKMPNSLRERNAQVNKLVQEAVSSLPHASLLNVDPGFVHSDGSISHQDLYDYLHLTPQGYQAVCQPLHAHLKGLLEKQAEN; this is encoded by the exons ATGTTGATGCACCACATTGCCAATGCATCATTG ACAGACAAAGTGATGAGCTCAGAAGACTCCAACCCCGCCGCCACACCCACTCCTGGCGTGGACACCCAGGGAGATGGGCGATGGATGTCTTTG CATAACCACTTTGTGTCTAACAGCAAGGACAAGGAACCTGATGTCCTGTTTGTAGGAGACTCTCTTGTCCAGCTCTTGTACCAGTTTGAG GTGTGGCGAGacctgttttctcctctccacgCTCTCAACTTTGGGGTGGGAGGTGATGCAACACAGCATGTCTTGTGGAGATTGAGCAATGGAGAGTTGGGCCACATCAGCCCAAAG GTTGTGGTGCTGTGGGTGGGCACCAATAATCATGGTCACACTGCAGAACAGATCTGTGGAGGCATCATGGCCATAGTCCAACTCATCAAGGACAAGCTGCCGAAGGCTTACACTCTTGTGCTG GGAGTGCTGCCCAGGGGTAAGATGCCCAACTCCCTACGGGAGAGGAATGCCCAGGTCAACAAGCTGGTCCAGGAGgctgtgtcctctctcccccacGCCTCCCTCCTCAACGTGGACCCTGGCTTTGTGCACTCGGACGGCAGCATCTCCCACCAGGACCTGTATGACTACCTCCACCTCACCCCCCAGGGCTACCAGGCTGTGTGCCAGCCGCTACATGCCCACCTCAAGGGCCTGCTGGAGAAACAGGCTGAAAACTGA
- the LOC118938339 gene encoding carcinoembryonic antigen-related cell adhesion molecule 5-like, with protein sequence MTMVKVIGAQPILNKRFSLTCGTAGTVYSIQWMRNGWPLYADNRTDFSMNNNTLTFNSVQHSDNGDYQCSASNPLSNMTSPEYRLIVNYGPEKPIITGPALGETGHSVTFNCSASSQPLSQFSWFFNGSQVATGSVYETGPLTLASHGEYTCVAFNNITCRNSTVSKMLTIVATVTVTMVKVIGAQPILKERFSLTCGTAGTVYFIQWMKNGWPLYVDNRTDFSMNNNTLTFNSLQHSDNGDYQCSASNPLSNMTSPEYRLIVNYGPEMPIITGPALGETGHSVTFNCSASSQPLSQFSWFFNGSQVATGSKYETGPLTLASHGKYTCVAFNNITCRNSTVSKMLTIVAPITSVSISTGGNQAIEGDSFTMTCNIVGDPSSIHWWKNLTLVHLDNRTHVSFDNRTLTFNPVQYSSYGEYQCMARNSISNRTSTRYTLLVNYGPKQPVIAGAPIAETEQRVTFNCSASSQPLSQFSWFFNGSRVATGSEYETGPLTLASHGEYTCVAFNNATGRNSTVSKMLTVIEAIKSVMVKRNKTPISSDNLTLTCDVTGRYDTIYWMKDNLPLVLNNTLNSDITISNNSLHFSPVKVSNDGNYQCVATNLLRPHTSPKYQLLVNYGPLSVNVSGPGLVVIGSVIPVSLKCSADSRPTSEYRWKYNNQPLTATGPLMAVGVSLKNAGIYTCVAKNSLTNISMSKNISLDVTGHSPAPPFQSRLGLMLMGLAALSLPLINH encoded by the exons ATGACCATGGTGAAAGTAATTGGAGCCCAGCCAATACTGAACAAGAGATTCTCTCTGACCTGTGGCACCGCTGGAACGGTTTACTCCATTCAGTGGATGAGGAACGGCTGGCCTCTGTATGCTGACAACAGAACAGACTTCTCTATGAACAACAATACACTGACATTCAACTCTGTCCAGCATTCTGACAATGGAGACTATCAGTGTTCTGCCTCCAACCCCCTCAGCAACATGACCAGCCCAGAATACAGACTGATCGTCAACT ATGGACCGGAGAAGCCTATAATAACAGGACCAGCATTAGGAGAAACAGGACACAGCGTGACcttcaactgctctgcctcctctcagcctctcagccagttcagctggttcttcaatGGATCCCAGGTGGCGACTGGCTCAGTGTATGAGACGGGCCCACTGACCTTAGCCAGTCATGGGGAATACACCTGTGTGGCCTTCAACAACATCACTTGCAGAAACAGCACTGTCTCCAAGATGCTCACTATTGTTG CAACAGTGACCGTGACCATGGTGAAAGTAATTGGAGCCCAGCCAATCCTGAAGGAGAGATTCTCTCTGACCTGTGGCACCGCTGGAACGGTTTACTTCATTCAGTGGATGAAAAACGGCTGGCCTCTGTATGTTGACAACAGAACAGACTTCTCTATGAACAACAATACACTGACATTCAACTCATTACAGCATTCTGACAATGGAGACTATCAGTGTTCTGCCTCCAACCCCCTCAGCAACATGACCAGCCCAGAATACAGACTGATCGTCAACT ATGGACCGGAGATGCCAATAATAACAGGACCAGCATTAGGAGAAACAGGACACAGCGTGACCTTCAACTGCTCAGcttcctctcagcctctcagccagttcagctggttcttcaatGGCTCCCAGGTGGCAACTGGCTCAAAGTATGAGACTGGCCCACTGACCTTAGCCAGTCATGGGAAATACACCTGTGTGGCCTTCAACAACATCACTTGCAGAAACAGCACTGTCTCCAAGATGCTCACTATTGTTG CGCCAATAACCTCAGTGTCCATAAGCACCGGTGGAAACCAGGCGATAGAGGGTGACTCCTTTACAATGACTTGCAATATCGTTGGTGATCCTAGCTCCATTCACTGGTGGAAGAACCTCACGTTAGTGCATCTGGATAACAGAACCCACGTCTCTTTCGACAACAGAACACTGACCTTCAACCCTGTCCAGTATTCTTCCTATGGAGAATATCAGTGTATGGCCAGAAATAGTATAAGCAACAGAACTAGCACCCGCTACACACTCCTAGTGAATT ATGGACCCAAGCAACCTGTGATAGCTGGTGCACCCATTGCCGAAACAGAACAAAGAGTGACCTtcaactgctcagcctcctctcagcctctcagccagttcagctggttcttcaatGGCTCCCGGGTGGCAACAGGCTCAGAGTATGAGACGGGCCCACTGACCTTAGCCAGTCATGGGGAGTATACTTGTGTGGCCTTCAACAACGCCACTGGCAGAAACAGCACTGTCTCCAAGATGCTCACCGTCATTG AGGCTATAAAGTCGGTGATGGTGAAACGAAACAAAACGCCGATATCATCtgacaacctaaccctgacctgtGATGTCACCGGGCGCTATGACACCATCTACTGGATGAAGGACAACCTGCCTCTGGTCCTGAACAACACCTTGAACTCTGACATCACCATCTCTAACAACTCTTTGCACTTCAGTCCAGTCAAGGTGTCTAACGATGGAAACTATCAGTGCGTCGCCACCAACCTCCTTCGCCCACACACCAGCCCTAAATACCAGCTATTGGTGAACT ATGGCCCTTTGAGTGTGAACGTCTCTGGCCCAGGCTTAGTGGTGATTGGCTCAGTAATCCCTGTCAGTCTGAAGTGCTCAGCCGACTCCCGGCCAACCAGCGAGTACCGGTGGAAATACAACAACCAACCATTGACCGCGACTGGTCCTTTGATGGCTGTAGGTGTCTCCTTGAAAAATGCAGGGATTTACACCTGTGTGGCCAAGAACTCTCTAACTAACATCTCAATGTCCAAGAACATTAGTCTGGATGTCACTG gcCACTCGCCTGCCCCTCCATTCCAGTCCAGACTTGGTCTGATGTTGATGGGCCTtgcagctctctctctgcctctgatcAACCACTGA